A region of Dermochelys coriacea isolate rDerCor1 chromosome 1, rDerCor1.pri.v4, whole genome shotgun sequence DNA encodes the following proteins:
- the LOC122460908 gene encoding acrosin-binding protein-like isoform X2 produces MDPIPSGWGSSQRVRSGQVILQFCTMFSRNCHFYNSGPHTQEKVLSSWCSAAHLQDEGSLLTGTPLSKPEYDQFFKPLHAPYRASAICLIRALYGCQNSLIQKLDQYENHGVIPQGPVCSDLPEIPFFADFCTFTFYRCTMKKYFVKRVICPEEIQSKSGRTRTFNEDVTASDRLLPPTKPSTQSSTTAGPLPPSGTGAAAVKDILLSTSPQSNSHTRILLIFSQNPPKPQSIPGNSPVNQIREEAESGQQQEELSSPQESHLPTSDLEDLFLRLKDPNVQHWMQAMQVLLAKLKTAGEQELQATSLKLLMALNHANMQQEVKPTATETVQEREKQAAGKKQL; encoded by the exons ATGGACCCAATCCCCAGTGGATGGGGTTCCTCCCAAAgggtcaggtcaggtcaggtcatCCTACAGTTCTGCACCATGTTTTCAAGAAATTGTCACTTCTACAATTCTGGACCGCATACCCAAGAGAAGG TACTCTCAAGTTGGTGTTCTGCTGCCCACCTTCAGGATGAGGGCTCATTGCTAACTGGAACACCACTCTCAAAGCCAGAGTATGATCAGTTCTTCAAACCTCTTCATGCTCCTTACCGAGCCAGTGCCATCTGCCTCATTCGTGCCTTGTATGGTTGCCAGAATTCTTTGATCCAGAAATTGGACCAATACGAAAACCATGGAGTCATCCCTCAAG GGCCTGTATGCTCAGACTTGCCAGAAATTCCCTTCTTTGCAGACTTTTGTACGTTTACCTTTTATCGCTGTActatgaaaaagtattttgttaAG AGGGTTATATGCCCAGAAGAGATCCAAAGCAAGTCTGGTAGGACACGAACCTTCAATGAAGATGTCACTGCCAGTGATAGACTTTTGCCCCCAACAAAGCCCTCTACCCAGTCTTCCACCACCGCAGGACCCCTACCTCCTTCTGGtacaggagcagctgctgtcaAGGATATCCTCCTATCAACTTCACCCCAATCCAACTCCCACACAAGAATACTCTTAATCTTCTCTCAAAACCCACCTAAACCTCAGAGCATACCAGGAAACTCCCCTGTTAACCAGATCAGAGAGGAGGCTGAAAGTGGCCAGCAGCAAGAAGAGCTGTCCAGCCCCCAGGAGTCCCATCTACCTACCAGCGACCTGGAAGACCTCTTCCTGCGGCTAAAGGACCCCAACGTGCAGCACTGGATGCAGGCAATGCAGGTGCTGCTGGCCAAGCTGAAGACAGCAGGAGAACAAGAGTTACAGGCTACTTCCCTGAAGCTGCTGATGGCACTGAACCATGCAAACATGCAGCAGGAGGTTAAGCCAACAGCCACAGAAACAgttcaggagagagaaaaacaggcaGCAGGGAAGAAGCAGCTATGA
- the LOC122460908 gene encoding acrosin-binding protein-like isoform X1 — translation MDPIPSGWGSSQRVRSGQVILQFCTMFSRNCHFYNSGPHTQEKGYTPIYSPAILSPISIIRSISLPSCSSFAVLSSWCSAAHLQDEGSLLTGTPLSKPEYDQFFKPLHAPYRASAICLIRALYGCQNSLIQKLDQYENHGVIPQGPVCSDLPEIPFFADFCTFTFYRCTMKKYFVKRVICPEEIQSKSGRTRTFNEDVTASDRLLPPTKPSTQSSTTAGPLPPSGTGAAAVKDILLSTSPQSNSHTRILLIFSQNPPKPQSIPGNSPVNQIREEAESGQQQEELSSPQESHLPTSDLEDLFLRLKDPNVQHWMQAMQVLLAKLKTAGEQELQATSLKLLMALNHANMQQEVKPTATETVQEREKQAAGKKQL, via the exons ATGGACCCAATCCCCAGTGGATGGGGTTCCTCCCAAAgggtcaggtcaggtcaggtcatCCTACAGTTCTGCACCATGTTTTCAAGAAATTGTCACTTCTACAATTCTGGACCGCATACCCAAGAGAAGGGTTATACCCCCATCTACAGCCCTGCAATTCTTTCCCCAATATCTATCATCCGCAGCATTTCACTTCCTTCCTGCTCCTCTTTTGCAGTACTCTCAAGTTGGTGTTCTGCTGCCCACCTTCAGGATGAGGGCTCATTGCTAACTGGAACACCACTCTCAAAGCCAGAGTATGATCAGTTCTTCAAACCTCTTCATGCTCCTTACCGAGCCAGTGCCATCTGCCTCATTCGTGCCTTGTATGGTTGCCAGAATTCTTTGATCCAGAAATTGGACCAATACGAAAACCATGGAGTCATCCCTCAAG GGCCTGTATGCTCAGACTTGCCAGAAATTCCCTTCTTTGCAGACTTTTGTACGTTTACCTTTTATCGCTGTActatgaaaaagtattttgttaAG AGGGTTATATGCCCAGAAGAGATCCAAAGCAAGTCTGGTAGGACACGAACCTTCAATGAAGATGTCACTGCCAGTGATAGACTTTTGCCCCCAACAAAGCCCTCTACCCAGTCTTCCACCACCGCAGGACCCCTACCTCCTTCTGGtacaggagcagctgctgtcaAGGATATCCTCCTATCAACTTCACCCCAATCCAACTCCCACACAAGAATACTCTTAATCTTCTCTCAAAACCCACCTAAACCTCAGAGCATACCAGGAAACTCCCCTGTTAACCAGATCAGAGAGGAGGCTGAAAGTGGCCAGCAGCAAGAAGAGCTGTCCAGCCCCCAGGAGTCCCATCTACCTACCAGCGACCTGGAAGACCTCTTCCTGCGGCTAAAGGACCCCAACGTGCAGCACTGGATGCAGGCAATGCAGGTGCTGCTGGCCAAGCTGAAGACAGCAGGAGAACAAGAGTTACAGGCTACTTCCCTGAAGCTGCTGATGGCACTGAACCATGCAAACATGCAGCAGGAGGTTAAGCCAACAGCCACAGAAACAgttcaggagagagaaaaacaggcaGCAGGGAAGAAGCAGCTATGA